The following are from one region of the Quercus robur chromosome 1, dhQueRobu3.1, whole genome shotgun sequence genome:
- the LOC126689131 gene encoding clathrin heavy chain 1-like, with translation MSSSMSPTRDSVSAPKPPITMKETLTLPSIGINQQFITFTHVTMESDKYICVRETAPQNSVVIIDMNMPMQPLRRPITADSALMNPNSRILALKAQVAGTTQDHLQIFNIELKAKIKSHQMPEQVVFWKWITPKLLGLVTQSSVYHWSIEGDSEPVKMFDRTANLANNQIINYRCDPTEKWLVLIGIAPGSPERPQLVKGNMQLFSMDQQRSQALEAHAASFATFKVAGNENPSILICFASKTLNAGQITSKLHIIELGAQPGKPSFTKKQADLFFPPDFADDFPVSMQVSQKYGLIYVITKLGLLFVYDLETATAVYRNRISPDPIFLTSEAASVGGFYAVNRRGQVLLATVNEDTIVKFVSDQLKNLELAVNLAKRGNLPGADELIIQRFQELFAQTKYKEAAELAAESPNGILRTPDTVAKFQSVPVQAGQTPPLLQYFGTLLTRGKLNAFESLELSRLVVNQNKKNLLENWLAEDKLECSEELGDLVKTVDNDLALKIYIKARATPKVVAAFAERREFDKILIYSKQVGYTPDYLFLLQTILRSDPQGAVNFALMMSQMEGGCPVDYNTITDLFLQRNLIREATAFLLDVLKPNLPEHGFLQTKVLEINLVTFPNVADAILANGMFSHYDRPRIAQLCEKGGLYLRALQHYTELSDIKRVIVNTHAIEPQSLVEFFGTLSKEWALECMKDLLLVNLRGNLQIIVQAAKEYSEQLGVDACIKLFEQFKSYEGLYFFLGSSLSSSEDPDIHFKYIEAAAKTGQIKEVERVTRESNFYDPEKTKNFLMEAKLPDARPLINVCDRFGFVPDLTHYLYTSNMLRYIEGYVQKVNPGNAPLVVGQLLDDECPEDFIKGLILSVRSLLPVEPLVEECEKRNRLRLLTQFLEHLVSEGSQDVHVHNALGKIIIDSNNNPEHFLTTNPYYDSRVVGKYCEKRDPTLAVVAYRRGQCDEELINVTNKNSLFKLQARYVVERMDSDLWDKVLIPENEYRRQLIDQVVSTALPESKSPEQVSAAVKAFMTADLPHELIELLEKIVLQNSAFSGNFNLQNLLILTAIKADPSRVMDYINRLDNFDGPAVGEVAVEAQLYEEAFAIFKKFNLNVQAVSVLLDNIRSIERAVEFAFRVEEDAVWSQVAKAQLREGLVSDAIESFIRADDATQFLDVIRAAEDANVYHDLVKYLLMVRQKTKEPKVDSELIYAYAKIDRLSDIEEFILMPNVANLQNVGDRLYDEALYEAAKIIYAFISNWAKLAVTLVKLKQFQGAVDAARKANSSKTWKEVCFACVDAEEFRLAQICGLNIIIQVDDLEEVSEYYQNRGCFNELISLMESGLGLERAHMGIFTELGVLYARYRPEKLMEHIKLFSTRLNIPKLIRACDEQQHWQELTYLYIQYDEFDNAATTVMNHSPEAWDHMQFKDVIVKVASVELYYKAVHFYLQEHPDLINDLLNVIALRVDHARVVDIMRKAGHLRLVKPYMVAVQSNNVSAVNEALNEIYIEEEDYDRLRESIDLHDNFDQIGLAQKIEKHELLEMRRVAAYIYKKAGRWKQSIALSKKDNLYKDAMETCSQSGDRELSEELLVYFIEQGKKECFASCLFVCYDLIRPDVALELAWMNNMIDFSFPYLLQFVREYTSKVDELVKGKLEAQKEVKAKESEEKDMVAQQNMYAQLLPLALPAPPMPGMGGGFAPPPPMGGMGMPPMPPYGMPSMGSY, from the exons ATGTCTTCCTCCATGTCTCCAACCAGGGATTCCGTTTCGGCTCCCAAGCCTCCCATCACCATGAAAGAGACCCTAACG ttacCAAGCATCGGGATTAACCAGCAGTTCATAACGTTCACGCACGTGACAATGGAATCGGACAAGTACATATGCGTGAGAGAAACGGCGCCTCAGAACAGCGTTGTGATCATTGACATGAACATGCCCATGCAGCCTCTCAGGCGCCCTATCACAGCCGATTCCGCCCTCATGAACCCCAATTCCAGAATTCTCGCTCTCAAAG CTCAAGTTGCGGGAACTACCCAGGATCACTTACAAATATTTAACATTGAACTGAAAGCAAAGATCAAGTCTCATCAGATGCCAGAACAG GTTGTCTTTTGGAAATGGATCACCCCAAAGTTGCTAGGCCTTGTCACACAAAGCTCAGTATATCATTGGTCAATTGAAG GTGATTCTGAGCCTGTGAAGATGTTTGACCGAACTGCTAATTTggcaaataatcaaataatcaaCTATCGTTGTGATCCTACTGAAAAGTGGTTGGTTTTGATTGGTATTGCCCCTGGTTCGCCTGAG AGGCCACAACTGGTCAAAGGAAATATGCAGCTCTTCTCTATGGATCAGCAACGTAGTCAAGCTCTAGAAGCACATGCTGCATCATTTGCCACTTTTAAA GTTGCAGGGAATGAAAATCCTTCAATTCTAATTTGTTTTGCCTCAAAGACCTTGAATGCTGGACAAATTACATCAAAGCTGCATATTATTGAACTTGGTGCCCAGCCAG gCAAACCATCATTTACCAAGAAACAAGCAGATCTATTCTTTCCCCCAGACTTTGCTGATGACTTTCCAGTGTCAATGCAG GTATCGCAAAAATACGGTTTAATATATGTGATCACAAAGCTTGGACTTCTTTTTGTGTATGACCTAGAGACAGCTACTGCGGTTTATAGAAACCGAATCAGTCCAGATCCTATATTTCTGACATCAGAAGCTGCATCGGTTGGGGGCTTTTATGCTGTTAATAGACGTGGCCAGGTGTTGCTTGCCACTGTAAATGAAGAcacaattgtaaaatttgttagtGACCAG TTGAAGAATTTGGAACTTGCTGTTAATCTCGCCAAAAGAGGAAACCTTCCTGGTGCAGATGAGCTG ATTATCCAGCGGTTTCAAGAGTTGTTTGCTCAGACAAAGTATAAGGAGGCTGCAGAGCTCGCTGCAGAATCTCCTAATGGAATACTCCGTACTCCTGATACTGTTGCTAAATTTCAG AGTGTTCCTGTGCAAGCAGGGCAAACACCACCGTTGTTGCAGTACTTTGGAACTCTGTTGACAAGAGGAAAACTCAATGCTTTTGAGTCTTTGGAACTGTCACGCCTTGTTGTAAATCAGAATAAAAAGAATCTTCTGGAGAATTGGTTGGCAGAGGACAAACTTGAATGTAGTGAGGAGCTTGGAGATCTTGTGAAG ACGGTGGATAACGACCTTGCattgaaaatatatatcaaagCTAGGGCAACTCCGAAAGTTGTTGCAGCATTTGCTGAGAGGAGGGAGTTTGACAAGATTTTGATTTACTCAAAGCAG GTTGGCTACACACCTGATTATTTGTTCCTTCTGCAAACGATTTTGCGGTCTGATCCCCAG GGGGCTGTTAATTTTGCATTAATGATGTCTCAAATGGAAGGAGGCTGCCCAGTTGACTACAACACCATAACAGATCTGTTTCTTCAG AGGAACTTAATCCGTGAGGCAACAGCGTTTTTGTTGGATGTGCTGAAGCCTAATCTCCCTGAACATGGATTCCTTCAAACAAAG GTTTTGGAAATTAATCTTGTGACATTTCCAAATGTTGCTGATGCTATATTAGCCAATGGTATGTTCAGTCATTATGACCGCCCACGTATTGCACAGCTTTGTGAAAAGGGTGGCTTATATTTGCGGGCCCTTCAG CACTATACAGAGTTGTCTGATATTAAGCGTGTCATTGTGAATACGCATGCTATTGAACCACAG TCTCTTGTTGAGTTCTTTGGAACCCTTTCCAAAGAATGGGCACTTGAGTGCATGAAGGATCTTCTACTGGTCAATCTTAGAGGAAATCTTCAGATAATTGTGCAG GCTGCCAAAGAATACTCTGAGCAGTTGGGTGTTGATGCATGCATAAAACTATTTGAACAGTTCAAGTCCTACGAAGGATTATACTTTTTCTTAGGGTCATCTTTGAGCTCCAG TGAGGATCCTGATATCCACTTCAAGTACATTGAAGCTGCTGCTAAAACTGGCCAAATTAAGGAGGTAGAACGCGTGACTCGGGAATCAAACTTTTATGACCCTGAAAAGACAAAGAACTTTCTGATGGAAGCCAAGCTTCCAGATGCACGTCCTCTGATTAATGTTTGTGATCGTTTTGGTTTTGTTCCGGATCTCACCCATTACCTTTACACAAGTAACATGCTTCGATATATTGAAGGTTATGTTCAAAAG GTCAATCCAGGAAATGCTCCTTTAGTTGTAGGGCAGCTCTTAGATGACGAGTGCCCTGAAGATTTCATCAAAGGTCTTATTCTTTCAGTTCGTTCTCTTCTTCCTGTTGAGCCCCTAGTGGAGGAATGTGAGAAGAG GAATCGTCTCCGCTTGCTCACTCAGTTCTTAGAGCATCTTGTGAGTGAGGGAAGCCAGGATGTGCATGTTCACAATGCTCTGGGTAAAATCATCATTGACAGCAATAATAATCCAGAGCATTTTCTCACAACCAATCCATACTATGATTCTCGTGTTGTGGGAAAATATTGTGAGAAAAGGGATCCTACTCTTGCTGTTGTTGCTTACCGCAGAGGGCAATGTGATGAAGAACTTATAAATGTTACAAATAAAAACTCGTTATTCAAACTGCAGGCCAG ATATGTGGTGGAAAGGATGGATTCTGACCTCTGGGATAAAGTTCTTATTCCTGAAAATGAGTATAGAAGGCAGCTAATTGATCAAGTTGTGTCGACTGCTTTGCCTGAAAGCAAGAGTCCTGAGCAAGTGTCAGCAGCTGTTAAAGCTTTTATGACAGCAGATCTTCCGCATGAACTAATTGAGCTTCTTGAGAAGATTGTGCTTCAAAATTCTGCATTTAGTGGAAACTTTAATCTGCAGAATCTGCTGATCCTTACTGCCATCAAGGCTGATCCATCAAGAGTTATGGATTACATTAATAGGTTAGATAATTTTGATGGACCTGCTGTTGGGGAGGTGGCTGTGGAAGCTCAACTGTATGAAGAAGCATTTGCCATCTTTAAAAAGTTCAATTTGAACGTTCAGGCTGTGAGTGTCCTGTTGGATAACATTCGTAGCATTGAACGAGCTGTGGAGTTTGCTTTTCGGGTTGAGGAAGATGCTGTTTGGAGTCAAGTGGCCAAGGCCCAACTGCGAGAGGGGCTAGTGAGTGATGCTATTGAGTCATTTATCCGTGCGGATGATGCCACCCAATTTTTAGATGTCATACGGGCTGCTGAGGATGCGAATGTATACCATGACTTGGTGAAATACCTTCTGATGGTTAGGCAGAAGACCAAAGAACCCAAAGTGGACAGTGAACTCATTTATGCATATGCTAAGATTGATCGGCTCAGTGACATTGAAGAGTTCATTCTCATGCCAAATGTTGCTAATCTCCAGAATGTTGGAGATCGTTTATATGATGAAGCCCTATATGAGGCGGCAAAGATTATATATGCATTCATTTCTAACTGGGCTAAGCTCGCCGTTACCTTGGTAAAGCTTAAACAGTTCCAAGGTGCCGTTGATGCAGCTCGGAAAGCCAATAGCTCAAAAACATGGAAGGAAGTTTGCTTTGCGTGTGTTGATGCTGAGGAATTCCGCTTGGCTCAGATATGTGGTCTTAACATCATCATACAG gTGGATGATTTGGAAGAGGTTAGTGAGTATTACCAGAACAGGGGATGCTTTAATGAGCTCATATCTCTCATGGAGAGTGGACTAGGCTTGGAACGTGCTCATATGGGAATCTTTACTGAGTTGGGAGTTCTATATGCAAGATATCGTCCTGAGAAACTTATGGAGCACATTAAATTGTTCTCAACACGTCTGAATATTCCAAAGCTCATACGAGCTTGTGATGAACAGCAGCACTGGCAGGAATTAACTTACTTATACATCCAATATGATGAGTTTGACAATGCCGCAACCACCGTAAtgaaccactccccagaagcatGGGATCATATGCAATTCAAGGATGTGATAGTCAAAGTTGCAAGTGTTGAGCTCTACTATAAGGCTGTGCATTTCTACTTGCAAGAACATCCTGATCTTATCAATGATCTTCTTAATGTGATTGCCTTACGTGTTGACCATGCCCGTGTGGTGGATATAATGCGAAAG GCTGGTCACCTCCGTCTTGTGAAGCCATACATGGTTGCAGTTCAGAGTAACAATGTTTCTGCCGTAAACGAAGCTTTAAATGAGATCTACATAGAGGAAGAGGACTATGACAGACTTCGTGAATCAATTGATCTGCATGATAACTTTGATCAGATAGGCCTTGCACAGAAG ATTGAGAAACATGAGCTTCTTGAGATGAGGCGTGTTGCTGCTTATATTTATAAGAAAGCAGGAAGATGGAAGCAGTCCATTGCATTGTCAAAGAAAGATAATCTTTACAAGGATGCGATGGAGACATGTTCACAGTCTGGTGACCGTGAACTTTCAGAGGAGTTGCTTGTCTATTTCATTGAGCAG GGAAAGAAAGAGTGTTTTGCATCATGCCTCTTTGTTTGTTATGATTTAATTCGGCCAGATGTTGCTCTTGAGCTAGCGTGGATGAACAATATGATTGACTTTTCCTTCCCCTACCTATTGCAG tttgttCGAGAGTACACAAGCAAGGTAGATGAACTTGTCAAGGGCAAACTTGAGGCTCAAAAGGAGGTCAAAGCTAAAGAGTCAGAGGAGAAGGACATGGTTGCTCAGCAG AATATGTATGCTCAGTTGTTGCCTCTCGCATTGCCTGCGCCACCAATGCCAGGAATGGGTGGAGGTTTTGCTCCACCACCACCTATGGGTGGGATGGGGATGCCTCCAATGCCACCTTATGGCATGCCATCCATGGGCTCATACTGA